The genomic window CCATAATCTGCACGGTCGTCTAATTTCACAAACAGCGGATTTTCGAACACCTGCCAGGCATCGGCAAAATCAATCCCGTGTTTTCGGATGTTTTCGCTGTTTTTGTTTTCGTCCCACTCGAAGCGCATTGTAGCTACAATAATAACTACATTTCGGACAAAGTCAATACCTTTTCCGGCAATCAGAAAGGCGACGATTTTACCGGAGAAAAGAGGCCACAAGTTTCAATGCTGCTGCGAAATCGCCCGGAGCAAGCCAGATTATTTCCCGGTCGGCGGAAAACCAGGTCATTTGTCTTTTGGCGTACATCCTGGTGTCGCGCTTGATCAGGGCAACCGCTTCTTCAAGCTTTGCCTTGCCGCGGACGACGGCGCTTAGATGCCGGTATCCCAAGGACTGCATCGGCTTCAGCGATTCAGCATAACCTCTGCTGATGAGCCCCTCCACCTCGTTTAGAAAACCGTCCGCCATCATCTGGTCAGTGCGTCGGTCAATCCGGAGGTTCAGTTCTTCCCGCTCCCGACGCAGACCAATCCGCAGTGATTCCCAGGGGGCTCTTTGAAAACGGTGCTCCTGCTGATGCTCGACAATGGAGCGACCGGTCAACTCCAGCACCTCCAGGGCGCGGACTATCCGGATGCCGTCGTGGGGATGGATAGCCGCGGCGGCACGGGGATCCCTGTTTTTGAGCGTTTCGTAGAGATAATTCTTCCCCTTCTCACTAATCTCCGCCTTCAGCTTTTTGCGCAGCGCTTCATCCGCCGGCGGCCCGTCTATCAATCCGCCGAGGAGCGCCCTGACATAAAGGCCGGTTCCCCCGACGACGAATGGCTGCTTTCGGGCCTGCTGCAGACAGATTATCGTTTTTGTTGCCACTTCCAGATAGCGCGAGGCGTCGAACGGCTGATCCGGATCAACGACATCGAGCAGATGGTGGGGGATGCGGCGCCTCTCCTCCGGGGTCGGCTTGGCTGTGCCGATATCCATCTGCCGGTAAACCTGCAGCGAATCGGCGCCGACGATTTCTCCCCGAAAATGTTCGGCCAGCTTCAGTGCAAATGCGGACTTCCCGACGCCGGTCGGCCCGAGAATGCAAATCAGCCGGTCGCGAAGAATATCAGGGGCGGCCATAACCGGCTATCTCCTCTTGAAGAGCTTTTCCAGCGCATACTTGGAAAAGGCGATCTTCAGCGGGCGGCCGTGCGGACAGGTGGCAATCCCCGGAAACCGGTCCAGTTCCCGACAGAGGCTCTCCGCCTCGGCGGCGCTCATGCGCTGATTGGCCTTGATTGCGCCCCGGCAGGCCAGGGAGGCAAATATCCGGTCGCGTCTTTCGAGCAGGGGGATATTTTTATCGACGCCGCC from Syntrophales bacterium includes these protein-coding regions:
- a CDS encoding BrnT family toxin, which codes for MWPLFSGKIVAFLIAGKGIDFVRNVVIIVATMRFEWDENKNSENIRKHGIDFADAWQVFENPLFVKLDDRADYGEDRWTGVGMMSYGIVIVLIFTEREQETIRIISMRKATKNERTRYEKAIKNRRGKA
- the miaA gene encoding tRNA (adenosine(37)-N6)-dimethylallyltransferase MiaA, with the translated sequence MAAPDILRDRLICILGPTGVGKSAFALKLAEHFRGEIVGADSLQVYRQMDIGTAKPTPEERRRIPHHLLDVVDPDQPFDASRYLEVATKTIICLQQARKQPFVVGGTGLYVRALLGGLIDGPPADEALRKKLKAEISEKGKNYLYETLKNRDPRAAAAIHPHDGIRIVRALEVLELTGRSIVEHQQEHRFQRAPWESLRIGLRREREELNLRIDRRTDQMMADGFLNEVEGLISRGYAESLKPMQSLGYRHLSAVVRGKAKLEEAVALIKRDTRMYAKRQMTWFSADREIIWLAPGDFAAALKLVASFLR